The Pseudodesulfovibrio hydrargyri genome segment ATTGAGCCAGTCCCCGTTCAATCCGCCCCAGGGCGAGGTGCCCCAGGCACTGCTCGACTTGAGCGATGCGGCCTGGAACAACATCACCTACCGTCCGGAAAAAGTCCTTTGGGCAAAGGAAAAGCTGCCCTTCCAGGTGCAATTCTTCCACCCCGGCCTGCTCTACGACCGGCTGGTGGCCGTCAACGTCGTGGATAAAGGGGCGGCCGAGCCGGTTCCCTTCGATCGCGCCATGTTCGACTACGGCAACAACCACACCCTGCCGGAGCAGATACCGGACAAGTTCGGATTCGCCGGATTCCGCATCGACGGCCCCGGCAACGCCTCCATGCCGTTTCATGAGATCGCGTCCTTCCTGGGCGCGAGCTACTTCCAGGCAATGGCCCCCGATCAGGTCCGCGGTCTGTCGGCCCGGGGGCTGGCCGTGGACACGGCCCTGCCGGACGGCGAGGAGTTCCCCTATTTCAAGGAATTCTGGATCGAAAAACCGGCCAAAAAGAGCCCGGGCCTGACCGTGCACGCTCTGCTGGACAGCAAAAGCCTGACCGGGGCGTATACCTTTGTCGTCAAGGGCGGCAAGACCACCGCCATGGACGTCACCGCCACCCTGTTCCTGCGCGTGCCCGTGGCCAAGATCGGCATCGCCCCGCTGACCAGCATGTTCCTGTTCGGCGAGAACACCGACGAACGCAAGGTCCGCGACTTCCGGCCCGAGGTGCACGATTCGGACGGCCTGCTGATCAAGAACAACTCGGGCGAATGGTTCTGGCGCCCCCTGGACAACCCCGAAAACCTGGACGTCAACGCCTTCCAGGCGGACAATGTGCGCGGCTACGGCCTCGTCCAGCGGGACAGGGAGTTCCCCCACTACCAGGACCTCGAGGCGGCCTACGAACGCCGCCCGACCCTGTGGGTGGAACCCGTGGGCGACTGGGGATTCGGCCATGTGGAGCTGATCAACATCCCCACCGACCAGGAGATCCACGACAACATAGTCGCCTTCTGGAGCCCCAAGGATGCCCTGCCCGTGGGCGTGCCGCAGACTTACGAATACCGGCTGCTGTGGAACGGCGACGGCTTCACCCATCCTCCCCTGGGCTATGTGGAGGCCACCCGCGCCGGCGACGCCGGGGACGGCGGGCAGCGTTTCGTCATCGATTTCGAGAGCAAGGCCCTGAGCCTGCTCCTGCCCCCTTCCAAGGTGGAGGGCGTGGTCACCTGCGGCAAGGGCGCGGTCGTGTCCGACCAGTTGGTGGAAAAGAACGAGCACACCGGCGGCTGGCGGCTGTCCTTTGTGGTCCGGCCCGACCAGGCCCCCTCGGCCCTGGAGAAAGTCCTTCCCAAGCGCAAGCCGC includes the following:
- a CDS encoding glucan biosynthesis protein, which translates into the protein MSNSTRSPRHALRRIHLLIPALFLLVQAWPGTLHAEPAKADEPAGFTRQVVVDKARELSQSPFNPPQGEVPQALLDLSDAAWNNITYRPEKVLWAKEKLPFQVQFFHPGLLYDRLVAVNVVDKGAAEPVPFDRAMFDYGNNHTLPEQIPDKFGFAGFRIDGPGNASMPFHEIASFLGASYFQAMAPDQVRGLSARGLAVDTALPDGEEFPYFKEFWIEKPAKKSPGLTVHALLDSKSLTGAYTFVVKGGKTTAMDVTATLFLRVPVAKIGIAPLTSMFLFGENTDERKVRDFRPEVHDSDGLLIKNNSGEWFWRPLDNPENLDVNAFQADNVRGYGLVQRDREFPHYQDLEAAYERRPTLWVEPVGDWGFGHVELINIPTDQEIHDNIVAFWSPKDALPVGVPQTYEYRLLWNGDGFTHPPLGYVEATRAGDAGDGGQRFVIDFESKALSLLLPPSKVEGVVTCGKGAVVSDQLVEKNEHTGGWRLSFVVRPDQAPSALEKVLPKRKPPVDLRAFLKINDTTLTETWNYAYRP